One Bradyrhizobium sp. CCGB12 genomic window carries:
- a CDS encoding BA14K family protein yields the protein MEPDMTLRRTFVVLTAGAMLSAAASPVLAAPLPIANPGPDQGVQQVQYRHWHGHGPGHYHYRHHHGHYGNGAAVLGGLAAGAIIGGAIASSQARANAESYCVQRYRSYDPGSGTYLGNDGLRHQCP from the coding sequence ATGGAGCCCGACATGACACTGCGTAGAACTTTCGTCGTCCTCACCGCTGGAGCGATGCTCTCAGCGGCCGCTTCACCCGTGCTCGCGGCTCCTCTGCCGATAGCGAACCCCGGTCCTGACCAAGGCGTGCAACAGGTGCAGTACCGACATTGGCACGGACATGGGCCTGGTCATTACCATTACAGGCATCATCACGGTCACTACGGTAACGGCGCAGCCGTACTTGGTGGCTTAGCAGCGGGCGCAATCATCGGAGGCGCGATCGCCAGTAGCCAGGCTCGCGCCAACGCCGAGTCCTACTGCGTGCAGCGTTATCGATCCTACGACCCCGGCTCAGGGACCTATTTGGGCAACGATGGTCTACGTCACCAATGCCCGTGA